Proteins encoded within one genomic window of Ranitomeya variabilis isolate aRanVar5 chromosome 4, aRanVar5.hap1, whole genome shotgun sequence:
- the LOC143768306 gene encoding uncharacterized protein LOC143768306 — MRSTNESLYFWFTCILANSSEYAVVKKTSSDRCQVPVSEGWGRPLSPITGPPPHLLIHEDINDQKILELIYKMIELLTGEVPIRCQDVAVYVSMEEWEYLEGHRDLYNNVIMEVPQPLTSPDLSSKRTTPERCPRPLLPQDCNQEDPSAPQDHQVSTILDPLSEDLLQKRIFLIYPSKLDMDRDEMAERILHLTLEILFRLTGEDYTVVKKTSSDRCQDPVSEGWGRPLSPITGPPPHPLIHEDINDQKILELTYKMIELLTGEVPIRCQDVAVYFSMEEWEYLEGHRDLYKNVIMEVPQPLTSPDLSSRRTTPERCPHPLLPQDCNQEDPNAPQDHQGEDLTHINTPETYVKGDEWCNEEIPTYDYPDGCTRRSEGQMASSVFKSDDLEILQDTTEVNAVTPDISSSIHSKDLSSDPMKQVPSSDSLLTTKENESHKRGIKKQTAPKAKKSFSCSECEESFNQKYHLVRHQSSHKEEMPFSCSECGKCFIQQSDLVRHLRTHTGEKPFSCSECEKSFNQKYHLVRHQSSHKEEKPFSCSECGKCFIQQSDLVRHLRTHTGVKPFSCSECGKCFNQKCHLVSHQRTHTGQKPFSCSECGKCFKCKIDLVNHHRSHTGEKPFSCSECGKCFYKKRLLVRHQSSHKEENPFSCSECGKCFNQKYHLVRHQSSHKEEKPFSCSECGKCFNQKYHLVRHQSSHKEEKPFSCSECGKCFNQKCHLVSHHRTHTGEKPFSCSECGKSFNQKYHLVSHHRTHTGEKPFSCSECGKSFNQKYHLVRHQSRHKEEKPFSCSECGNCFNLKCHLVSHQRNHTGEKPFSCSECGKCFKWKVDLVNHHRIHTGEKPFSCSECGKCFNKKRLLVRHQSSHKQEKPFSCSECGKCFIHKSDLVRHHRTHTGENPFSCSESPNTSKYPRCSNTATEIKTSTHPNHNYPV, encoded by the exons tggtgaagaagacctctagtgatcgctgtcaggtccctgtgtctgagggatggggaaggcccctgagcccaatcacggggcctccacctcacctcctgatccatgaggacatcaatgaccagaagatcctagaactcatctacaagatgattgagctgctgactggagag gttcctataaggtgtcaggatgtcgctgtctatgtctccatggaggagtgggagtatttagaaggacacagagatctgtacaataacgtcataatggaggttccccagcccctcacatctccag atctatccagtaagaggacaacaccagagagatgtccccgtcctcttcttccacaggactgtaaccaagaagatcccagtgctcctcaggatcatcag gtctctacaatattggatcctctcagtgaagatcttctacagaagagaattttcctgatttacccatcaaagctggatatggacagagacgagatggcggagaggatattacacctcaccctagagatcctcttccggctcactggagag gattacacagtggtgaagaagacctctagtgatcgctgtcaggaccctgtgtctgagggatggggaagacccctgagcccaatcacggggcctccacctcaccccctgatccatgaggacatcaatgaccagaagatcctagaactcacctacaagatgattgagctgctgactggagag gttcctataaggtgtcaggatgtcgctgtctatttctccatggaggagtgggagtatttagaaggacacagagatctgtacaagaacgtcataatggaggttccccagcccctcacatctccag atctatccagtaggaggacaacaccagagagatgtccccatcctcttcttccacaggactgtaaccaagaagatcccaatgctcctcaggatcatcag ggtgaagatctgacccatattaatactccaGAGACATATGTGAAGGGGGATGAGTGGTGTAacgaggagattcccacatatgactacccag AtggctgtaccaggagatcagagggacagatggcatcttcagtttttaaatctgatgatcttgagatcctacaagatacaactgaagtgaatgctgttactccagatatatcatcatccattcacagcaaagatctgtcatctgatcctatgaaacaggtcccatcttctgattcattactgactactaaggaaaatgaaagtcacaaaagaggcattaaaaaacaaactgctcctaaagcaaagaagtcattttcctgttcagaatgtgaggaATCTTTTAACCAGAAATATCATCTTGTTAGGCATCAGAGCAGTCACAAAGAGGagatgcctttttcctgttcagaatgtggtaaatgttttatccagcaatcagatttggttaggcacctcagaactcacacaggggagaagcctttttcctgttcagaatgtgagaaatcttTTAACCAGAAATATCATCTTGTTAGGCATCAGAGCAGtcacaaagaggagaagcctttttcctgttcagaatgtggtaaatgttttatccagcaatcagatttggttaggcacctcagaactcacacaggagtgaagcctttttcctgttcagaatgtgggaaatgttttaaccagaaatgtcatcttgttagtcaccagagaactcacacagggcagaagcctttttcctgttcagaatgtgggaaatgttttaaatgtaaaatagatttggttaatcaccatagaagtcacacgggggagaagcctttttcctgttcagaatgtgggaaatgtttttacaaGAAAcggcttcttgttagacatcagagcagtcacaaagAGGAGaaccctttttcctgttcagaatgtggtaaatgttttaaccagaaatatcATCTTGTTAGGCATCAGAGCAGtcacaaagaggagaagcctttttcctgttcagaatgtgggaaatgttttaaccagaaatatcATCTTGTTAGGCATCAGAGCAGtcacaaagaggagaagcctttttcctgttcagaatgtgggaaatgttttaaccagaaatgtcatcttgttagtcaccatagaactcacacaggggagaagcctttttcctgttcagaatgtgggaaatcttttaaccAGAAATAtcatcttgttagtcaccatagaactcacacaggggagaagcctttttcctgttcagaatgtgggaaatcttttaaccAGAAATATCATCTTGTTAGGCATCAGAGCCGtcacaaagaggagaagcctttttcctgttcagaatgtgggaactgTTTTAACCTGAAATgtcatcttgttagtcaccagagaaaccacacaggagagaagcccttttcatgttcagaatgtgggaaatgttttaaatggaaagtagatttggttaatcaccatagaattcacacgggggagaagcctttttcctgttcagaatgtgggaaatgttttaacaagaaacggcttcttgttagacatcagagcagtcacaaacaggagaagcctttttcctgttcagaatgtggtaaatgttttatccacaaatcagatttggtcaggcaccatagaactcacacaggggagaatcctttttcctgttcagaatctcccaatacatcaaaatatccaagatgttcaaatacagcgactgaaatcaagacatccacccatccgaaccACAATTACCCTGTATGA